Genomic DNA from Pleurodeles waltl isolate 20211129_DDA chromosome 1_2, aPleWal1.hap1.20221129, whole genome shotgun sequence:
cctgcagtgcccatgccattggcatgggcactgcaggggcccccaggggccccacgacacccgttaccgccatcctgttcctggcggtgaaagccgccaggaacaggatggcggtaagggggtcggaatccccatggcagcgctgcttgcagcgccgccgtggaggattccctggggcagcgggaaaccggcgggacaccgccggtttcccgtttttgaccgcggctgtaccgccgcggtcagaatgcccatggaagcaccaccagcctgttggcggtgcttccgcggtcgttggccctggcggtcggtgaccgccttggtcagaatgaccccctatatctcattttgatagtccctcaaaagcttttcctttcccaacttgacctcttccctccccctccccctgtcctgcccgtatgagcagggtaccaaggacacagcccagcacctcagccaaacaatccactgggacagtggtagtaccacctacttgtggtggtaacaATACCACACCTacattgaagaaggggaaggagccagcaccacctggcAAGAAGGGGAAAGAGGCTGTACCactaggcaagaaggggaaggaggctgcaccaccaggcaggaaggggaagagcccatccatccctgccaggaagggtaagagatcCACGCCCTGTGtgctggaggagacaaagccctttactccagcagaggctgtcagggtgacacctccaccacctccagctGTCTCGggtcccccactgccagctgatgaattgcagccatcagaaagtgcagaggctgccgagacggctcctccatccaccactacactgcagccatcaggaagtgcagaggctgcccaggaggctcttccATCCACTATCACATTGCagccaccaggaagtgcagagtctgcccaggaggctcctccatccaccaccccactgcagacgtcagaaagtgcagaggtggcccaggaggctcctccatccaccaccacactgcagccatcagaaagtgcagaggcggcCCAGGAGGCTCCTACATCCACCACCTCTCTGCAGCCATTactgccagcggacgccatgtagtccacactccatgggctgctgtgcgagttgcccactccagtaccagtggggtagtcacccactcgggagactatggccttgcactccccagaacagagcaatgggcaagttgccccctccagaaccagtgggcaagtcacccactccagagactgtggccctgcactccccaagacaaagcaatgggcaagttgccccctccagaaccagtggggtagtcacccactcgagaaactgtggccttgtactcccaaggacagagcaatgggcaaattgccccctccagaaccagtgggaaagtcacccactccagagactgtggctttgcactccccaggacagagacatgggtatggagccccctcctgaaccagtgggctttTTCCCACattcggctgaggtgtcccccgccccctgaggtgcctgcctagttgcaaactgatgcccttgcagtgtactatccggatgtggtcaggattcgagttgggccttagactgtgtcctgtggccatgtgggccctttgaacattggactgggcagtgtccctttgtgtaaatgtgtacatatctgtttcattgacaaatcgaattattaattttgattttgatctgattacaatcactttggtcaattcctgttgtccctgcattattctgccatttttcagggacaaattgttttacgtgtgcagctagttgtgtgtatggtgtgtgtgtgtatgtgtgtcactctcgttttcctcccaccctcccttgtgtgcttggtggctgtactcactgttgtcgtctttgtcggcgtttcaggtggagcataacgtagaagatctttggaaagacttgcagttcaggttccatggcggcgttgttcccTGTGTcaccgatggtgagtcctttctcttcagtgatgcgttTCCGGGGGGCTTtcaatggcattggtaccgccccagaaaaggtggcggagtgatgtgtcttaatatgatgggccgtactttgtcttctgccaggttgttgttggctaccaccgtggtgagtgttgtttctgccctggcggtcggtgtggtgcattggctgtctacgggagttatcactaccatggtcataatttggcggta
This window encodes:
- the LOC138254293 gene encoding brain acid soluble protein 1-like; protein product: MSGSVDMVLELNLTPYLHLGMTELRTLCKLVKIKSGSNPTKVKLRELLAEYTRDHPTEAEDLPSDGEEVKDQEKGKEPAPPGKKGKEAVPLGKKGKEAAPPGRKGKSPSIPARKGKRSTPCVLEETKPFTPAEAVRVTPPPPPAVSGPPLPADELQPSESAEAAETAPPSTTTLQPSGSAEAAQEALPSTITLQPPGSAESAQEAPPSTTPLQTSESAEVAQEAPPSTTTLQPSESAEAAQEAPTSTTSLQPLLPADAM